In the genome of Cryptomeria japonica chromosome 8, Sugi_1.0, whole genome shotgun sequence, one region contains:
- the LOC131857909 gene encoding uncharacterized protein LOC131857909 translates to MKKLVDDNVQNWHKKVYEALWVDRITPKRAIGMEPYELVYGIGVMVSLPLELATMRLQTIIEDSLQNTLEKRVMYLMKLEEEREMLVDRIIEHQNRVKKIFDMRAQPRGFLKGDEVLLWDMRREPKGTHGKFDSLWKGPFKIHEVVGPNAFRLNYSDGTVMPYTYNGQDLKFYKL, encoded by the coding sequence atgaagaagttagttgatgataatgTCCAGAACTGGCATAAAaaggtatatgaagccttatgggtAGATAGAATTACTCCTAAAAGAGCAATTGGAATGGAACCTTATGAACTGGTGTATGGGATTGGTGTGATGGTTTCTTTACCTCTGGAATTGGCAACGATGAGGCTTCAAACCATAATTGAGGACTCCCTCCAAAATACTCTAGAAAAGAGagtcatgtatttgatgaagttggaagaggaaagagagatgttAGTGGATAGAATTATTGAGCATCAGAACAGGGTGAAGAAAATCTTTGATATGAGAGCTCAACCAAGAGGGTTCCTAAAAGGGGATGAAGTACTATTGTGGGACATGAGAAGAGAACCAAAGGGTActcatggaaaatttgattcattgtggaaaggtccATTCAAGATCCATGAAGTAGTGGGACCAAATGCATTCAGACTGAATTATTCTGATGGaacggttatgccctatacctataatgggcaagactTGAAGTTCTATAAACTTTAG
- the LOC131857908 gene encoding uncharacterized protein LOC131857908: protein MDGKKVPLIGQVKDAQAVLAACLDKRVKLAILVVDIPTSYGRLLSRTFCRDLGGEIKMDWSSVPDNVNHWQLFDIDAQIKASWSVPIPLSNHILRVLKICVKNFAQILVLILYKIAFITRWGMFAYNRMPFGLINTGATFQRAMDYSFKDIHDRIIVVYLNDLTVFSKVRKNYLQDLRLVLQHFREHGISLNPKKSVFYATKGKLLGHIVSKEGIKIDPKRVNAIQHLSLPSNRIGVRSFFGQVDGSGTEAPIAFMRIPLKKHELKYLLSEKQSFIMVKVVKQFQYYILHSHYVVFVLDSTVKSILTQQEVGLNKRATWVTKIQEYDLDTHPTKMVKGQGLCKLIADTGVEIDEGLPLTLFVGLQDTWFSNVAYYLTYGSFLGHLSTKEQRNLKLKAAKYVILQDVLYKKGLDGTYLRCVDKPQQQKLLEECEKCQLFFGKPHLAALPLRLVVVDEPFKKWDIDFIGPINPHSSAGHVYSDSNRLFY from the exons ATGGATGGGAAGAAGGTCCCTCTCATTGGGCAAGTAAAGGATGCTCAAGCAGTACTTGCAGCATGTCTTGATAAAAGGGTAAAACTGGCCATTTTGGTTGTTGATATTCCTACAAGTTATGGGAGGCTTTTAAGTAGGACTTTCTGTAGGGATTTGGGAGGTGAGATCAAGATGGACTG gtcTAGTGTCCCTGACAATGTGAATCATTGGCAACTTTTTGATATAGATGCTCAGATTAAAGCTTCATGGAGTGTACCCATTCCTTTGTCCAATCATATTTTGAGGGTTCTGAAGATATGTGTAAAGAATTTTGCCCAAATCTTGGTATTGATTCTG TATAAGATAGCATTTATCACCCGTTGGGGAATGTTTGCATATAATCGTATGCCTTTTGGTCTGATTAATAccggagcaacttttcaaagggccatggattatTCTTTTAAGGATATCCATGATAGAATTATTGTAGTCTACCTAAATGACTTGACCGTCTTCTCTAAAGTAAGGAAGAATTATCTCCAAGATCTGAGGCTAGTTCTGCAACATTTTCGAGAACATGGTATCTCCCTGAATCCAAAAAAGTCAGTTTTCTATGCAACTAAAGGCAAGctattggggcatattgtttcgaaggaaggcatcaagattgatcctaaAAGAGTTAATGCAATCCAACACCTCAGCCTGCCTTCAAATCGGATTGGAGTAAGGTCATTTTTCGGTCAG GTAGATGGATCTGGTACTGAAGCACCCATAGCATTCATGAGAATCCCTCTTAAGAAACATGAACTTAAGTATTTGCTCTCAGAGAAACAATCCTTCATCATGGTTAAAGTTGTAAAACAATTCCAGTATTATATTTTGCATTCTCACTATGTGGTGTTTGTTCTGGATTCTACAGTAAAAAGCATTTTGACTCAACAAGAAGTTGGGCTTAACAAAAGAGCAacatgggtaaccaaaattcaagaatatgatttgGATACTCATCCTACAAAGATGGTTAAAGGACAGGGTTTATGCAAATTGATAGCGGACACTGGGGTAGAAATAGATGAGGGGCTACCATTGACTCTGTTTGTTGGTttgcaagatacatggttttctAATGTGGCTTACTACCTGACCTATGGTAGTTTCCTGGGTCATTTGtcaactaaagaacaaaggaatctcaaaTTAAAAGCAGCTAAGTATGTTATCTTGCAAGATGTTTTGTATAAAAAGGGCTTGGATGGTACCTACTTGAGATGTGTAGATAAGCCACAACAACAGAAACTTCTggaa gaatgtgaaaaatgtcaactatTTTTTGGAAAACCACATTTAGCTGCCCTGCCTTTAAGGCTTGTGGTAGTGGATGAACCTTTCAAAAAATGGGATATTGATTTCATTGGTCCAATAAATCCTCATTCTAGTGCTGGCCATGTATATTCTGACAGCaacagattattttactaa